The Panulirus ornatus isolate Po-2019 chromosome 5, ASM3632096v1, whole genome shotgun sequence genome includes a window with the following:
- the schlank gene encoding ceramide synthase 6 isoform X4 encodes MDVQRIQPVGNVAEYGGLRGMAGTGRLTAWFWSTDVWLPPGYTWDSLVQAQHFTYPNFSDAWTYPVIIAACFIALRYFILTPFVFTPIALALGVSSTHTRPPTPNATLEALFRRYRHQAPEEAVCEAAEVVNMTARQVERWLRQRASSARTTDVGKFCDLAWEAVYYSLYCVFGLVVLWDKPWLWDIRHCWYGFPEHEVDRDVWWYYMLALGYYWCMTTTHFFHYRRKDSTQLFIHHVLTILLITFSWACNFVRIGTLVLLVHECADIPMLLAKMCKLCGRRDLMDKFFVVFLLLWLSTRTGLYPLWIVSSTLFQAHVILQMWYPVYYIFNGMLLLLLLIHIGWTYLILRIVVRKLRDNQMEDVRSSTDASAEDDDLAHKKDT; translated from the coding sequence GATGGCAGGGACGGGCCGCCTCACTGCGTGGTTCTGGAGCACGGACGTGTGGCTGCCTCCTGGCTACACCTGGGACTCCCTGGTCCAGGCTCAACACTTTACCTACCCCAACTTCAGCGATGCCTGGACCTACCCTGTCATCATAGCCGCCTGTTTCATCGCCCTCCGCTACTTCATCCTCACCCCGTTTGTCTTCACACCCATCGCCCTGGCCCTGGGTGTCAGCAGCACACACACCCGGCCACCGACTCCCAATGCCACCCTGGAAGCCCTCTTTCGCCGGTACCGTCACCAGGCTCCTGAGGAAGCGGTGTGCGAAGCCGCAGAGGTTGTTAACATGACGGCGCGGCAGGTGGAGCGGTGGCTGAGGCAGCGGGCTTCCTCGGCACGGACCACAGACGTGGGCAAGTTCTGTGATCTGGCGTGGGAGGCGGTGTACTACAGTCTGTACTGTGTCTTTGGTCTGGTGGTGCTGTGGGATAAGCCATGGCTCTGGGACATCCGACACTGTTGGTATGGCTTCCCCGAGCACGAGGTGGATCGGGATGTCTGGTGGTACTACATGCTGGCCCTGGGCTACTACTGGTGCATGACCACTACCCACTTCTTCCATTACCGACGCAAGGACTcgacccagcttttcatccaccacGTCCTCACCATCTTGCTCATCACCTTCTCTTGGGCCTGCAACTTCGTCCGCATTGGGACGCTGGTGTTGCTGGTTCACGAGTGCGCCGACATCCCGATGCTCTTGGCTAAGATGTGCAAACTGTGTGGCCGAAGGGATCTGATGGACAAGTTCTTCGTCGTGTTCTTACTGTTGTGGCTGAGCACTCGCACGGGCCTCTACCCTCTGTGGATCGTCAGTAGCACACTCTTCCAGGCGCACGTCATCCTCCAGATGTGGTACCCTGTTTATTACATCTTCAACGGCATGTTGCTTCTCTTGCTCCTCATACATATTGGTTGGACGTACCTCATCCTGAGGATTGTGGTCCGCAAGCTGAGGGACAACCAGATGGAGGACGTGCGATCCTCAACTGACGCATCGGCAGAAGACGACGACCTCGCCCACAAGAAGGACACATGA
- the schlank gene encoding ceramide synthase 6 isoform X3 — translation MAGTGRLTAWFWSTDVWLPPGYTWDSLVQAQHFTYPNFSDAWTYPVIIAACFIALRYFILTPFVFTPIALALGVSSTHTRPPTPNATLEALFRRYRHQAPEEAVCEAAEVVNMTARQVERWLRQRASSARTTDVGKFCDLAWEAVYYSLYCVFGLVVLWDKPWLWDIRHCWYGFPEHEVDRDVWWYYMLALGYYWCMTTTHFFHYRRKDSTQLFIHHVLTILLITFSWACNFVRIGTLVLLVHECADIPMLLAKMCKLCGRRDLMDKFFVVFLLLWLSTRTGLYPLWIVSSTLFQAHVILQMWYPVYYIFNGMLLLLLLIHIGWTYLILRIVVRKLRDNQMEDVRSSTDASAEDDDLAHKKDT, via the coding sequence ATGGCAGGGACGGGCCGCCTCACTGCGTGGTTCTGGAGCACGGACGTGTGGCTGCCTCCTGGCTACACCTGGGACTCCCTGGTCCAGGCTCAACACTTTACCTACCCCAACTTCAGCGATGCCTGGACCTACCCTGTCATCATAGCCGCCTGTTTCATCGCCCTCCGCTACTTCATCCTCACCCCGTTTGTCTTCACACCCATCGCCCTGGCCCTGGGTGTCAGCAGCACACACACCCGGCCACCGACTCCCAATGCCACCCTGGAAGCCCTCTTTCGCCGGTACCGTCACCAGGCTCCTGAGGAAGCGGTGTGCGAAGCCGCAGAGGTTGTTAACATGACGGCGCGGCAGGTGGAGCGGTGGCTGAGGCAGCGGGCTTCCTCGGCACGGACCACAGACGTGGGCAAGTTCTGTGATCTGGCGTGGGAGGCGGTGTACTACAGTCTGTACTGTGTCTTTGGTCTGGTGGTGCTGTGGGATAAGCCATGGCTCTGGGACATCCGACACTGTTGGTATGGCTTCCCCGAGCACGAGGTGGATCGGGATGTCTGGTGGTACTACATGCTGGCCCTGGGCTACTACTGGTGCATGACCACTACCCACTTCTTCCATTACCGACGCAAGGACTcgacccagcttttcatccaccacGTCCTCACCATCTTGCTCATCACCTTCTCTTGGGCCTGCAACTTCGTCCGCATTGGGACGCTGGTGTTGCTGGTTCACGAGTGCGCCGACATCCCGATGCTCTTGGCTAAGATGTGCAAACTGTGTGGCCGAAGGGATCTGATGGACAAGTTCTTCGTCGTGTTCTTACTGTTGTGGCTGAGCACTCGCACGGGCCTCTACCCTCTGTGGATCGTCAGTAGCACACTCTTCCAGGCGCACGTCATCCTCCAGATGTGGTACCCTGTTTATTACATCTTCAACGGCATGTTGCTTCTCTTGCTCCTCATACATATTGGTTGGACGTACCTCATCCTGAGGATTGTGGTCCGCAAGCTGAGGGACAACCAGATGGAGGACGTGCGATCCTCAACTGACGCATCGGCAGAAGACGACGACCTCGCCCACAAGAAGGACACATGA
- the schlank gene encoding ceramide synthase 6 isoform X6, with protein MWESPSPSRIRFPPLRMAGTGRLTAWFWSTDVWLPPGYTWDSLVQAQHFTYPNFSDAWTYPVIIAACFIALRYFILTPFVFTPIALALGVSSTHTRPPTPNATLEALFRRYRHQAPEEAVCEAAEVVNMTARQVERWLRQRASSARTTDVGKFCDLAWEAVYYSLYCVFGLVVLWDKPWLWDIRHCWYGFPEHEVDRDVWWYYMLALGYYWCMTTTHFFHYRRKDSTQLFIHHVLTILLITFSWACNFVRIGTLVLLVHECADIPMLLAKMCKLCGRRDLMDKFFVVFLLLWLSTRTGLYPLWIVSSTLFQAHVILQMWYPVYYIFNGMLLLLLLIHIGWTYLILRIVVRKLRDNQMEDVRSSTDASAEDDDLAHKKDT; from the coding sequence GATGGCAGGGACGGGCCGCCTCACTGCGTGGTTCTGGAGCACGGACGTGTGGCTGCCTCCTGGCTACACCTGGGACTCCCTGGTCCAGGCTCAACACTTTACCTACCCCAACTTCAGCGATGCCTGGACCTACCCTGTCATCATAGCCGCCTGTTTCATCGCCCTCCGCTACTTCATCCTCACCCCGTTTGTCTTCACACCCATCGCCCTGGCCCTGGGTGTCAGCAGCACACACACCCGGCCACCGACTCCCAATGCCACCCTGGAAGCCCTCTTTCGCCGGTACCGTCACCAGGCTCCTGAGGAAGCGGTGTGCGAAGCCGCAGAGGTTGTTAACATGACGGCGCGGCAGGTGGAGCGGTGGCTGAGGCAGCGGGCTTCCTCGGCACGGACCACAGACGTGGGCAAGTTCTGTGATCTGGCGTGGGAGGCGGTGTACTACAGTCTGTACTGTGTCTTTGGTCTGGTGGTGCTGTGGGATAAGCCATGGCTCTGGGACATCCGACACTGTTGGTATGGCTTCCCCGAGCACGAGGTGGATCGGGATGTCTGGTGGTACTACATGCTGGCCCTGGGCTACTACTGGTGCATGACCACTACCCACTTCTTCCATTACCGACGCAAGGACTcgacccagcttttcatccaccacGTCCTCACCATCTTGCTCATCACCTTCTCTTGGGCCTGCAACTTCGTCCGCATTGGGACGCTGGTGTTGCTGGTTCACGAGTGCGCCGACATCCCGATGCTCTTGGCTAAGATGTGCAAACTGTGTGGCCGAAGGGATCTGATGGACAAGTTCTTCGTCGTGTTCTTACTGTTGTGGCTGAGCACTCGCACGGGCCTCTACCCTCTGTGGATCGTCAGTAGCACACTCTTCCAGGCGCACGTCATCCTCCAGATGTGGTACCCTGTTTATTACATCTTCAACGGCATGTTGCTTCTCTTGCTCCTCATACATATTGGTTGGACGTACCTCATCCTGAGGATTGTGGTCCGCAAGCTGAGGGACAACCAGATGGAGGACGTGCGATCCTCAACTGACGCATCGGCAGAAGACGACGACCTCGCCCACAAGAAGGACACATGA
- the LOC139748622 gene encoding ceramide synthase 2-like: MAMMMKRYVDELLKPFTQHYMDNNTMVGTWWHQLSAIFWRPDIWLPPGVEWKDMESSDELHYPSFHDVCVYSLMLSMVIFNLYHFCLRPLVLEPLAQLAAIPNKRPRPPLPSKTLLEIYLRCGKKPSEEELLKASDSTGMSIRQMERWLRCYHAITHSTKHEKFIDCGFHLICHCFLTIFGCFIMFHKPWLWNILLCWENYPYHSIDDDVWWYYIIGLSYFGAATILQIQAPGRSVGDKVHMMLHHLFTVFLMVFSWTCNFVRVGTLVLLVHEFADIPLLSAKMFTYAGITAPRNGLFAVFLITWVITRCYLFPFWIIYSVYMDSAPLTGMPVAQVMKVVLCGLLVLNIIWTVLIGRVLMRKLYSGSLEDVRSDDEDLSDDSEETTFDRVKDE; encoded by the exons ATGGCCATGATGATGAAGAGATACGTGGATGAGCTGCTCAAGCCTTTCACCCAGCACTACATGGACAACAACACGATG GTTGGTACATGGTGGCATCAATTATCTGCCATTTTCTGGCGCCCGGACATCTGGTTACCTCCTGGAGTTGAGTGGAAGGACATGGAGTCTAGTGATGAGCTCCATTACCCAAgttttcatgatgtgtgtgtttaCTCACTGATGTTGAGTATGGTCATATTCAATCTTTATCACTTCTGCTTACGGCCCCTTGTCTTGGAGCCTCTGGCACAGTTGGCAGCCATACCCAATAAGCGGCCACGTCCACCTCTCCCCAGCAAAACCCTATTGGAGATTTACCTTCGCTGTGGAAAAAAACCCTCAGAAGAAGAACTTCTAAAGGCTTCTGACAGCACTGGCATGTCGATACGACAGATGGAGAGATGGTTACGTTGTTACCATGCAATTACACACAGCACCAAACATGAGAAGTTTATTGATTGTGGATTTCACCTGATATGTCATTGCTTTTTAACCATTTTTGGTTGCTTCATTATGTTCCACAAGCCTTGGTTATGGAACATCCTTCTTTGTTGGGAAAATTATCCATATCATAgcattgatgatgatgtttggtggTATTACATAATAGGCCTATCATATTTTGGGGCTGCCACCATTTTACAGATACAAGCTCCTGGCCGCAGTGTAGGTGACAAAGTGCACATGATGCTTCACCACCTATTTACTGTTTTCCTCATGGTATTCTCCTGGACATGTAACTTCGTGCGTGTGGGGACTCTTGTGTTACTTGTTCATGAATTTGCTGACATTCCTTTACTTTCTGCCAAGATGTTTACTTATGCTGGTATAACAGCCCCAAGAAATGGACTATTTGCAGTGTTCTTGATAACCTGGGTGATTACTCGATGTTATTTATTTCCTTTCTGGATCATTTACAGTGTCTATATGGATTCTGCTCCTTTAACTGGGATGCCAGTTGCTCAGGTAAtgaaggttgtgttgtgtgggctgTTGGTACTTAATATTATATGGACAGTATTGATTGGACGTGTACTGATGAGAAAATTGTATAGTGGCTCTCTTGAAGACGTAAGATCTGACGATGAGGACTTATCTGATGATAGTGAAGAAACTACATTTGACAGGGTGAAAGATGAATGA